A stretch of DNA from Micromonospora peucetia:
CGCCTTCGCCGGCGACCACCTGCTCGCGGTCGACCGGCTCTGACCGGGGCCGTGCCTGACCCGGTCACGCGGCGGGTCAGGCTGGCGGCAGCGTCAGGGTCACCACGACCGGCAGGTGGTCGCTGGCCGTCCCGGGTGGGGCGGCGGGGTCTGCCGTGGCCAGGTCGGGCGTGACGAAGATGTGGTCGATCTGCTGGCGCGGTTCGTCCGCCGGGCTGGTCGGCAGGGGACGCGCGGCAGCCAGCGCGTCGACCAGGCCGGCCCGGGTGAACTCGGCGAACGCCGGGTCGCCCGGTTCGGTGTTCAGGTCGCCGGCCACCACCAGCGGCCGGCCGGCCGCGTACCGGACGGCGAAGTCGGCGACCGCGCCGGCCTGGACCACCGGGTCCTCGCCGGGTGGCGGTTGCAGATGGGTGGCGACCACCGCGAGGCGGACGTCCCCGCCGAGGTCGACCGTGATCCCGAGGGCCTGCGCCCCGGTCGGCGCGCCGACCGCCGGCAACGGCCGGGTCCGCGCCGCGTCCAGGGGCCACCGGCTCAGCACCGCGTCCCCCCACAGCGGGTCGGCGGCCGGCGCGAAGACGTACGGCATGTCCAGCCGTTCCGCCAGCAGGTCGAGCGTGTCGTGGCCGCCGTTGAGCAGCCAGCCCCGGTCCACCTCGCTGAGCGCCACGACGTCGGCCCCGGCCACGGCCCGCGCCAGCGCGTCCGGGTCGAAGCGGCCGTCCATCCCGAACCCCATCCGGACGTTGTACGCCGCCACCCGCACCGTGTCCGGCGGCCCGTCCCGGTTGCTGGCGGACAGCAGTTCGTCGCTCGCGATCGCGGCCAACAGCGTCAGTACGGCGGCCGAGGCGGCGGTCCACACCGGCGGCACCGACGGCCGGACCGGCCCCGGGGCGGGCCGGGCGGCCAGCGCGACGGCGGCTACCAGCACCGCCACCACCACCGGCACCCCGGCGTTGGGGTGACCGAGGTCGTAGGCGGAGTAGTAGGCGACCGCCGCGACGGCGAAGACGAGCATCCCGGCGACCGCGGCGTACCCGCGTCGCCCGGCCGCCCGTGCCAGATCCCGCTCGGCCGCCCGCGCCGGGCCCCGCTCAGCCGCCCGTGCCGGTCCTTGCTCGGCGTGCGCGTCGCCGTTTACGGCCGGAGCACGAGCCTCGTCGGCGCCGTTCCCAGCCGGTCCGTCGACCGCGCCGGCCGATGCCAGGCACGCGCCGAGACCGACGGCGCTGAGCAGGACTGCCGGCAGCAGCAGGTCCCCGCGTTCGAGAGCGACGAGAACGGCCCCGCCGACCAGGGCCGTCGGCCCGAGCCAGCGCCAGGCCCCCCGGCGGGGCGACGCCAGCGCGGCGAGCAGGAAGCCACCGACCGCCACGGCGAGCGGGACGGCGCCGAACAGCGGCACCGTGGCCACCCCCACCTCGTCGGCGGAATCCGACCGCAGCAGACCGAACTGGTACGACGTCGCCGTCCGGGCGACCGCCGGGGAGAGCGCCACCATGCCGGCGAGCAGCAGCGCCGGCCCGGCCAGCAGCCAACTCCGTACGCCGCCTGTCCCGGCCGGCGGCGTGGGCCGCGCCTGCCCCGCCAGGAAGAGACCACCGACCACGACGGCCGCGAGCCACGCCGGCCAGGCTCCGAAGAACGCCGAGCGGTACGTGTCCAGCACCGTGTGTACGAAGGCGCTGAGCGCCAGCCCGAGCGCCAGCCCGGGTACGGGGCGATCGGTGCCGGCGGCGACACCGGCGAGCCAGACCAGCCCGGCGAGCAGCCCGGCCGTCGCCAGCCAGAGCTGGAGCCGCCCGCCCGGCTGGCCGTTGACGGCGAGACGCGCGACGACCAGCAGCACCGCGGCGACGAGCGTGACGGGGCGGGCGCCGACCCGGCGGACCAGCGCGGGCGCGGCCAGGGCGAGCAGGAACCAGCCGAACGCGAAGGCCCCCAGCAGTTCGGCGGGGGTCGAGGCGGCCTGCCCGAAGATGGTGATGACGGCCGGCAGGAAGACACGCAGCACGTCGGCCAGGAGCACGACGCCCAGGGCGAGGGTGACGGTGGTGAGGTGGCGGTAGCGCATGGGCTGCCTTTCGCCGACCGGAAGGGGTGCGGCGATTCTGCGGGCGGGGCACGGTCCCGGTCAACGGGCGGGGGTGGGCACGGTAAGGGGCGCCCACCTGTCGGTGGACGCCCCTGCGTACCGCTCGATTTCAGCGCCCGGTCGCGGCCCTCCTGGCTCGACGCCTGGTCGCGGCCTTCTGGCTCAGCGCTTGGTGGCGGCCTTCTTGGCTGCGGACTTCTTGGCCGGGGCCTTCTTGGCCGCGGTCTTCTTCGCCGCGGTGGCCTTCTTGGCCGCCGGGGCCTTCTTCGCCGCCGCGGTGGTCTTCTTCGCCGCGGTGGCCTTCGTCGCCGCAGTGCTCTTCTTCGCCGGCGCGACCTTGGTGGTCGCGGTGGTCTTGGTCGCCTTCGCCGCGGAGGCCTTCTTCGCCGCCGTGGTCGCCTTGGTGCCGGTCGCCTTCGCACCCGCCGCCTTGGCACCGGTCGCCTTCGCCCCGGTCGCCTTGGCCCCGGCGGCCTTCGCACCGGTCGCCTTGGCAGTCGTCGTCTTGGCAGCCGCTGTGGTCTTGGCTGCGCCCGTCGTCTTGGCGGCGGCTGTGGTCTTCTTCGCCGCCGCTGCGGCCTTCGGCACCTTGCCGCTGGCCACCATCTCCTTGAATCCGGCGCCGGGACGGAAGGTCGGAACCGATGTCTTCTTGACCTTCACCGCCTCGCCGGTCCGCGGGTTGCGCGCTGTTCGGGCGCCCCGGACGCGCTTTTCGAACGCTCCGAATCCGGTGATCGCCACCTTCTCGCCCTTGGTGACCGTCGCCTGGACCTCAGCGAGGACCGCGTCCAGCGCGGCCGTCGCCGTCTTCCGGTCCCCCAGGCGAACGGCGAGCGCCTCGATGAGCTCGGCCTTGTTCACGATTTCCTCCCGATTGTGCAACTGACTCGACGCGAGCCATTCTGCGCGCACGGTATGCCCTGTGCTGCCGGGACACAAACATTCGGCCGAAAAAAGCCCTTGTGTCGTAACGGATTCGCCCCCGCCGACGAGGCCGGCGGGGGCGGAAACCGCTGTGGGATCGGGCGAACGGCTATGCGACCGAGGGCAGGAACGGCGGCCGGGTGGCCTCGAAGGCACTGATCTCCGCCTCGTGGCGAAGGGTGAGTCCAATGTCGTCCAAGCCCTCCAGCAGCCGCCAGCGGCTGAAGTCGTCCATCGGGAACGACCAGGCGGCCTCGCCGACACGCACCTCGCGGGCGGTCAGGTCGACGGTGACCGGGGTGGTCGGATCGGCCTCCACCAGATCCCAGATCTCCTCGACCGCTTTCAATTCCAGCTCGACCGGGAGCAGACCCTCCTTGAGCGCGTTGCCCCGGAAGATGTCGCCGAAGCGGGGTGAGATCACGGCACGGAATCCCCAGTCCCGCAGCGCCCAGACGGCGTGCTCCCGGGAGGAGCCGGTGCCGAACTCCGGACCGGCCACAAGAATCGACGCACCCGAATGGGTTTGATCATTCAGCACGAATTCCGGGTCCTCGCGCCAGGCGCTGAACAAGCCGTCCGCGAAACCGGTCCGGGTCACCCGCTTGAGGTACACGGCGGGGATGATCTGATCAGTGTCCACGTTGGACCGCCGCAGCGGCACGGCGGTACCCGTGTGGGTGGTGAACCTTTCCATCTGGGTGCCCTTCTACAGGTCGGCGGGAGCGGCCAGCCGGCCCGCTACGGCGGTGGCGGCGGCGACCGGCGGGGAGACCAGGTGGGTACGTCCGCCCCGGCCCTGGCGGCCCTCGAAGTTACGGTTGGAGGTGGACGCGGAGCGCTGGCCCGGAGAGAGCGTGTCCGGGTTCATCCCCAGGCACATCGAGCAGCCGGCGAAGCGCCACTCGGCACCGGCGTCCGTGAAGACCTTGTCCAGCCCCTCCGTCTCGGCCGCCTCGCGGACGGCGGCGGAGCCGGGCACGACCAGCATCCGCACCCCGTCGGCGACCCGCTGCCCGCGCAGCACGTCGGCGGCGGCCCGGAGGTCCTCCAACCGGCCGTTGGTGCAGGATCCGACGAAGACCACGTCGACCGCGAGGTCCCGCAGCGGGGTGCCGGGGCGCAGGTCCATGTACTCCAGCGCGCGGCGGGCGGCGGTCCGCTCGGCCTCGGTGACGAACTCCTCCGGGGCGGGCACCAGTGCGCCCAGCGGCGCGCCCTGGCCCGGGTTCGTGCCCCAGGTGACGAACGGGGTCACCGCGCCGGCGTCCAGGGTCACCTCGGCGTCGAAGGTGGCGTCCTCGTCCGTGGGCAGGGTCCGCCACCAGGCGACCGCCGCGTCCCAGTCGGCGCCCTTCGGGGCGTTCGGTCGCCCCTTCAGGTACGCGAAGGTGGTCTCGTCCGGCGCGATCATGCCGGCCTTGGCACCCCACTCGATGGACATGTTGGCGATGGTCATCCGCCCCTCCATGGACAGCGACCGGATCGCCTCGCCGCGATACTCGACGATGTGCCCGCGTCCGCCACCCGTGCCGACCTGGGCGATCAGGGCGAGCACCAGGTCCTTGGCGGTGACCCCGGGGCCGAGCTGCCCCGTCACGTTCACCGCCATCGTCTTCGGCCGGCTCTGCGGCAGCGTCTGGGTGGCCAGCACGTGCTCGACCTCACTCGTGCCGATGCCGAACGCGAGCGCGCCGAACGCGCCATGGGTGGCGGTGTGCGAGTCGCCGCAGACGATGGTCATGCCCGGCTGGGTGATGCCCAGCTGCGGGCCGATGACGTGCACGATGCCCTGGTTCTCGTCGCCCAGCGGGTGCAGCCGGACCCCGAACTCGGCGCAGTTGCGGCGCAGCGTCTCGATCTGCGTACGCGAGGTGGGGTCGGCGATGGTGAGCAGGTCGCCGCGGCGCTGGCGGAACGACGGGTCGGCGTACCCCGTCGGGGTATTGTGATCCTCCGTCGCGAGCGTGAGGTCGGTGCGGCGCACCCCGCGCCCGGCGAGGCGCAGTCCGTCGAAGGCCTGCGGGCTGGTCACCTCGTGCAGCAGGTGCAGGTCGATGAAGAGCAGATCGGGCTCGCCCGCGGCGGACCGCACGACGTGCGCGTCCCAGACCTTCTCGGCCAGGGTCCTCGGCTCGGTAGTAGTGACTCCCACCATCTGGACATCCTAAATTCTGGGAGGTAAGTTTCGGCTTGTGGGACACAGTATGAGCGGTGTCGGCGTTCTCGACAAGGCGGTGGTCATCCTGGCCGCCTGCGTCGACGGCGCCAGCCTGGCCGAACTCGTTGAACGCACCAAGCTGCCCCGGGCCACCGCGCACCGGCTGGCACAGGCGCTGGAGATCCACCGGATGCTGGTCCGGGACACCCAGGGGCGCTGGCGTCCGGGCCCACGCCTGGGTGAGCTCGCCAACTCCGCGCCCGACGTGCTCCTGACGGCGGCGGAGCCGCTGCTGGCGGCACTGCGGGACGCCACGGGCGAAAGCGCCCAGCTCTACCTGCGCCGCGCCGACGAACGCATCTGCGTGGCCGCAGCCGAGCGGGCCAGCGGCCTGCGGGACACCGTGCCGGTCGGTTCGGTGCTGCCGATGACGGCGGGCTCCGCGGCGCAGATCCTGCTCGCCTGGGAGCCGCCGGAGGCCGTCATGCCGCTGCTGCCCCGGTCGAAGTTCACCGGCCGCAC
This window harbors:
- the leuC gene encoding 3-isopropylmalate dehydratase large subunit produces the protein MVGVTTTEPRTLAEKVWDAHVVRSAAGEPDLLFIDLHLLHEVTSPQAFDGLRLAGRGVRRTDLTLATEDHNTPTGYADPSFRQRRGDLLTIADPTSRTQIETLRRNCAEFGVRLHPLGDENQGIVHVIGPQLGITQPGMTIVCGDSHTATHGAFGALAFGIGTSEVEHVLATQTLPQSRPKTMAVNVTGQLGPGVTAKDLVLALIAQVGTGGGRGHIVEYRGEAIRSLSMEGRMTIANMSIEWGAKAGMIAPDETTFAYLKGRPNAPKGADWDAAVAWWRTLPTDEDATFDAEVTLDAGAVTPFVTWGTNPGQGAPLGALVPAPEEFVTEAERTAARRALEYMDLRPGTPLRDLAVDVVFVGSCTNGRLEDLRAAADVLRGQRVADGVRMLVVPGSAAVREAAETEGLDKVFTDAGAEWRFAGCSMCLGMNPDTLSPGQRSASTSNRNFEGRQGRGGRTHLVSPPVAAATAVAGRLAAPADL
- a CDS encoding endonuclease/exonuclease/phosphatase family protein is translated as MRYRHLTTVTLALGVVLLADVLRVFLPAVITIFGQAASTPAELLGAFAFGWFLLALAAPALVRRVGARPVTLVAAVLLVVARLAVNGQPGGRLQLWLATAGLLAGLVWLAGVAAGTDRPVPGLALGLALSAFVHTVLDTYRSAFFGAWPAWLAAVVVGGLFLAGQARPTPPAGTGGVRSWLLAGPALLLAGMVALSPAVARTATSYQFGLLRSDSADEVGVATVPLFGAVPLAVAVGGFLLAALASPRRGAWRWLGPTALVGGAVLVALERGDLLLPAVLLSAVGLGACLASAGAVDGPAGNGADEARAPAVNGDAHAEQGPARAAERGPARAAERDLARAAGRRGYAAVAGMLVFAVAAVAYYSAYDLGHPNAGVPVVVAVLVAAVALAARPAPGPVRPSVPPVWTAASAAVLTLLAAIASDELLSASNRDGPPDTVRVAAYNVRMGFGMDGRFDPDALARAVAGADVVALSEVDRGWLLNGGHDTLDLLAERLDMPYVFAPAADPLWGDAVLSRWPLDAARTRPLPAVGAPTGAQALGITVDLGGDVRLAVVATHLQPPPGEDPVVQAGAVADFAVRYAAGRPLVVAGDLNTEPGDPAFAEFTRAGLVDALAAARPLPTSPADEPRQQIDHIFVTPDLATADPAAPPGTASDHLPVVVTLTLPPA
- a CDS encoding HU family DNA-binding protein, giving the protein MNKAELIEALAVRLGDRKTATAALDAVLAEVQATVTKGEKVAITGFGAFEKRVRGARTARNPRTGEAVKVKKTSVPTFRPGAGFKEMVASGKVPKAAAAAKKTTAAAKTTGAAKTTAAAKTTTAKATGAKAAGAKATGAKATGAKAAGAKATGTKATTAAKKASAAKATKTTATTKVAPAKKSTAATKATAAKKTTAAAKKAPAAKKATAAKKTAAKKAPAKKSAAKKAATKR
- the leuD gene encoding 3-isopropylmalate dehydratase small subunit, with product MERFTTHTGTAVPLRRSNVDTDQIIPAVYLKRVTRTGFADGLFSAWREDPEFVLNDQTHSGASILVAGPEFGTGSSREHAVWALRDWGFRAVISPRFGDIFRGNALKEGLLPVELELKAVEEIWDLVEADPTTPVTVDLTAREVRVGEAAWSFPMDDFSRWRLLEGLDDIGLTLRHEAEISAFEATRPPFLPSVA
- a CDS encoding IclR family transcriptional regulator, whose translation is MSGVGVLDKAVVILAACVDGASLAELVERTKLPRATAHRLAQALEIHRMLVRDTQGRWRPGPRLGELANSAPDVLLTAAEPLLAALRDATGESAQLYLRRADERICVAAAERASGLRDTVPVGSVLPMTAGSAAQILLAWEPPEAVMPLLPRSKFTGRTLAEVRRRGWAQSVAEREAGVASVSAPIRDRTGRVIASISISGPIERLGRRPGERHAMAVVRAGQRLSGL